In Gossypium arboreum isolate Shixiya-1 chromosome 3, ASM2569848v2, whole genome shotgun sequence, the sequence AGTCCCCTCTTTTTAAGCCAGAAAATGGCACAAAAGCTGAAAAGCTCAATGATTAATCAATAAAAAGGAaatgttaaaaaattaaatcaaacttCATAGTAGAAAAGTATAAGAAACACAAACTCTAGAAACAGAAAGAACCTAATGGATaaagaaaattaaacttcataGTAGAAAAGTATAAGAAACACAAACTCTAGAAACAGAAAGAACCTAATGGATAAAGAAGATTACCTTCCAGAAAAGAAGATTCCTTCAATACATGCAAAAGCCACAAGTCTCTCTGCAAATGAAGTGGAACTGCATACAGACAAAACCAAAGAGACCTTTTAAAGAAAGAAAGGTACTGCAGTGCTTTGACTTAACGATAGCTAGTTTAAACTGTAAATACGCTTGAGAACCACAAAGATGCTGACCAAACAAATTCCAGCTATTCAATGGTGCAGAAAGGAGCCAAGGCTACTGAGCTCAATATTTGATCCATACATGATCATTGCAAATCAAGTTCTACCATATCTAGGACAAAAATTCTGCCTTAAATATATCTAACAGGCACAATGATCAATTAAAGCTAGAAAAACCTTGGTAAAAATGTTCTATTGAACTTCTAGTCCAACATGTTGAGAATTCTTTAACCAAATTGCTCCTTTGGCTTAATATATTAAGTCCCCAGAGAGCAGGACATGAAAGTAATACCTCTGAATCCAATCCATAGCCCATTTAGCCTTCTTACTGACGCAAGGGATGCTTTCAATAGCATTGAACAATCGATGTTTTTCTTTGGAATCCTTGATATATGTCTCCAAAAGCAAGCTGTACATTTCTAACCATTGGCAGCAGAAAATATTCTCAATCAGGTAACTCTAATTCAAGATACTGGGAAATCATCAGAAAGACCACAACTTAGTAAATGCTTACTAGGCTGCAGTCTTGTGTTGACAGTTAAGGCCAAATAAGTCTGACAATCTAGCCCAACCAACAACTGACTCTTGAAGGTTAAACCAAGCCCTAAAATAACCTAAAAACGAGTTTGACAACCTCAATAAAGATTAACTGGGACCAAGACTGAACAAGAGGCTGGACTCATCTTTACTTTTCAAGCACCAAAAGTCATTTGTAATCATTAGAGAGGGCTTTCTCCAGAAGTCTGAAATGTGGCTGTAAGCTAGATTATACCAAAACCTGCAAGCCCTTGACAGGCTAAATTGGCCAAGAACTTTCTTGTAGTAACATCTAAATGGTGGCACACATTAGATGTGAAGATAAACAATTCTAGTAAATGATCAATTTTCTACCAGAATGGATATTCTCCATAGCAATTTGAAATCCGTAGAATGCCCGGGCCTGAGAGAATGGGAAACCTGAtattagattaaaaaaaaaacttgaaagaacAAGGCTGATTACTGGTTTCCAAACAACTATCCCCTACCTTAATGTAAAACAAACTGGTCATTAACGGCCTTTAAGTCTACAACTAGCTAAGCAGGCAAAATCATTAAGAATTAAACAGAACATTATCCTGATATTACCCACCAGACCCAACACCGTTGCAATATGATTCTCCTATTATAGTCATTCATATAAGAATGAAGTTATCCTAAATTGCAAAACCAGACATGAAAAGTATAATTAAAGATACTAGTCCCATCGGTACTCACAGGCATTCATAGAATAGCCTGCAAAACAACTTAACAAATACCTACCTCTGGAATTTGAACATCATTTAGGAATCTTGCAGCCAAGTTCTCCAAAACTATCCCATCAGATGCAGCAAAAAAGGCCAGCACATGGCTTATGAAGTGTTTTTCTGAGCTAGACAAGGTTTCCCAATGCTGCACGTCTTGTGAGAGATCAACCTCCTCAGCTGCAATAACATTAAAAAATGATGAGAATGAGGTCAAACCAAGGGGAAGGAAATTACTGGACAAGGTAAAGAAGATATGAATAGTAATACATAATAGGAAGTCGATATAAACAGATAAAAGATCCAAATTAAGGGGTAAAAAAGCTTACAAAGAAGAATGGAAAAAAGGCTCATTGCACTATTTATACAAGATTGCTAAGGTTAAATTTCCTAAGAAACATCAATCAGATTAATTGTTCTTTAAGTTTGGAGGTCAACTTCTATGCAATAAAAATTCATTTCAATTAACCAATAATCCTTCCTGCATGACTACATTATAACAAAACAATGAAGAAGCGTgataagagaaaaagaaaacagTTCCAAGAACATGAAAAGAAGTCTATATCAACATTTACAGAAGGTAGCTTTTCGTTATCTTATTTGGAGGGATAACTAATGGTTTGAATGCTTTTTCTCATGACTGCCAgccaacaaaaatttaaaaaaaaaaaaattcaaaaccatTACAACATATGAACAGTATAAAAACAATGATGTTGATACCAAAATTGCCAATGCAACAGTCAATTCCAAAATTCAACCATGCAAACAACCCACTTTTCTTTAACCCTCTGCCTCCAGCCATTAATTTGACTTCCCATTCCATTCATACAAAGCAAAGTTCATAAAATCTAAAACAAACCCAACttcaaataaacaaaaacaacatcaaaatcCCAAgttagagaagaaaaaaaataacacaaaaaatgACCAATAAAATTCTGAAAACAGAGGGAAATAGGTAGTACCAGTCCAAAAACTAGCCTCAGCCTTCTTGTACATCTCCCAAAGTGGTTGATAGGTAATGGGAAACATACAAAACCTTTGGTTTTGTTGTTTTAATATAGGCTCTTCCTCTTCCTTCTCTTCTTCTTCCACTTCTTCTTTTCCCATTACTCTCTGTTCCTCATCTCTCAACGAACCCATTTTCTCCcttttttccccctttttatCGTTACTTTCTACAGAAATTGAATGAAGGAAAAGAAGAAAGatataaaagaaaatgaaaaacccTACAAAAACCCTTCCGTGAAATGAAAACGACAGGTTTTGTATGATTGGGTGGTACGAGAAGCAGATCTTTTTGGCATtcgttcttttctttttgtttcgaGTGTCCTTCGGTTGCATGCTTTGTATTTATTCGTTACGATAGAAAACGGCGTCGTTAGCAGCTTTTCTGCTAGTTGTGGTGTTAGGTGCATGATATTGGGTTTTCCATGGCAAGGTGGGCCTTATGCCACCATATGAAATTTATTATCacaatttacaaatttttttttttttggccaaCAGTCACAAATTACAATTTAGTGTGATATATGAAAACtatattttgcaaaatttaataTCATTAAGATATGGATGCACACCTATAAGTGATCGAGTGTAATGGTAAGATATATTGCATTTTCATagagaaaatataaatttaaatcttGACAAACATTGATGaacaattaaaatataattactaAATGACTAGAGTTCCCAAAAAATCATCTTCAAATAAATGATATGATAGAATACAATTAAATACAAGCCACTCTCCCCCATCGGTTTAATCGTGGCCCCTATCAATGGGCGCTATAGCTCAAAGAGAGTAACAACCCTTTCTCCCAAAAACTTATCCACAAGGTAAAATCATAGTTGATTTCATCCCCCACCCCCAATATCTCCATCAAGCACAAGGTCAACATTCTCTTTCTCGTGCAAAGACAACCCTTGCAATGTCTCATCCATCCCCAACAAAACCAAGAAGTGACTGAACCAATCAAACAAAACAATAACTTTCGCTAGTAACTTGACAAAGCAACGACAAACTTGCACTCACAACCTTAGCCGCAAACCGCGAGAGGTAATAGTTTAGAGATAGATTTCTTCACAATAAGTGATTAAACTTTTACTTGTATAAAAAAACTACGGAAATATTTTCTATTTCTTTCATAACTTTTcaataaaatcaaattaattttttttctaaaaagataTACATATACATTTTGTTTTTATTGATACATTgacaatatttaataatataataaaatgataatcatatttaaaatttaatttataaatttattatatcatattatcaaatttaatatttttatttttatttttatttttaaataacagCCACAATATTCCAAATGTCGAAGAAGAAGGACAAAATTAacttttctattcattttaacaCTTAGACTTATTAATTAAACATTTATCTTtgcaattattttaatttttatttaactttaCATGCTTAATATATATCTAATACAAAATATTACATCAACTGATTTtcgtaaaaaaaaaatcacaataacCTTCTTATTATAATAATCATCACATGAAAGAAATATTTtggaaagaaaaatataaaactaatatttatcactttaacttttaGGGTTTAATggtatgaaagaaaaaaaatcaattaaattccTTTGAATCTTTTATACCCAAATAAGTTCTTAACAGTGATGAAGCCCGAGCCCATAGTTTAAACGGGGCTATTTTTTTAAGCCCATTTTTTAGGCTTAATACTTGAATCCTCTTAAATTTCAGGACAGCTTTTAGGTCTGGGCAGATAGCTCGACCCATAAACAGATCTACTTGCCTCCTAACataaaaaaatttttatttaggccctttaaaatttataaatttataaattagtaatggtaaaattgcaGTTTGGCTCCCAAAAATGATAAaagtttgatttaatcatttaaaaattataaagatataggttaTTAAAGTGGTGAATTGcatttttactattgtaaaaatataaaatttaatttcactccCCAAAAGAAAATTGGCTTCTCCCCTGGTTCTTACACCAACAAATTTGATATGTTAAGTGTTTTGATCGTTAAATCCTAAAAGTAAAAAGATTTCTCCAAATccctttcaattttaaaattgagtAAATTGGTTTCTTTTAGAAAAATCGGAGTAATTAAGGACAATTAATTACGATGTCAATATTTTTCAATTGTACAcaattttgattggtataataacaaatttagccgtCAAAGTATACATATTCAGTCAATTTGGTAATAATTTAACAAACTTAACCAACAGCATTTATTCAAACGTGTAAATATTGAGACTAAGGCTTAGTTTAGATGGGCGATTGGGTGCGGTGCGatgcgtttagcttactttttgtctcaggTTACAGTATCACTACAGTATTTAATCTCACCGCCAgcgctgtttttacactaaccgcaaGTAAACGCACCGCCCCTCCAAACTCAccctaaatttgttgaattttttagaatCTAGACCAAtttgacaaaatatgtaaataccggaagctaaatttgctattataccAATTGAAATTATGTACAATTGAGTGAAGACGTTAATGTTGTGATTAATCGTCCTTAATTGCTCACTTTCAAAAtttacaaggattaaattgctctaaaaatttttaaaaggaccaatttgctttttttcaaaattgagaaAAATTGGAGAGATATTTTTACCAATCCTTATATTGTTGTTAAGGTGGCTTTCAATGATCACTAAGTCCCTTATCAAGATGCTAGCGTGACAATTCACATCAATGATTTAATTGGTTGAACTATTCTCTCGTAGggccaataatttttttttattttaagataCATATTGAATCGGATAAATGATCGTGTCTATATTGAACTGGTCTAATTAGTCGGTTTAGATTTTTCAACCATGATTTGACCTATTTTTCTTTTCACTCTATGATTGaatttttatatatgaaattaggGCTTGTTTAATTCGCTGAAAACAACTCCGGAAAAAGATTTAtagaaaatttaatattttctagTATTTGATTGATTCTAAGTAAATTATTTTTGCTCTTCATAAATTtcttaaaatcattttataaaatttaatttaaacacaaaataaacatcaaaaaaatattttcattaattaacttaaaattttaaatttaagtattaattataaattaataaacaaCATTAATTTGGAACCtcctttttatatataaaaattattttttctcaataaattttaattaaaaacgcACTCACCATTGGGTGAGGTAAGAAATCTTAGTTCTGGTATCTAATCTCAAGCTCGCtaatcatttttatatttttttttctcacaaaacattaattaaaaaatgCACTTGTTATTAGGTCAAATAgtaagaaattcgataaaattttaaaatttatcccaaAATAGGAATTTGTTCTAGCTCGCTTTTATATTCATTCGAACTCAATGTAGCTACTGAACATCGAAGaattttagataaaaaaattaCAACAAGCTTTTTTTTTAAGTCCAAAATTTCTAACTTGTGATGAAAAACAtgaatcataaaaattataaaaaaaacattaattattattatattaatatagtaTACTAATACAAAATTAATATAAAGTTTTTGTAGTCTTTTATTTCAATATACTCTAAGCCGGGAAGTAAAGTTTATTGGGTCGGGTTGGGGTTGGATCGATGCAAAATTTTAAGTACGCTTTTTAGGTTTGAGTTCGGTTTGATTTGAAAAATAGGTTTAAAACTCTATTCAATCTCGACCAGATTAAAAATGTTAAGCTCGACTCGACTTGTtagtattaatttttaaaatttttacatataaataaatttaaaaatataatacatcaaatacactaaaatatTAAGACACATCCTCATAGATTGAAAATGCATTAAAAGTATTTGTACTTAATTAATACTAATATAGTTACAACTTAatattaataacaataaaataataaaataataataaaattaacaataaaataaaaattatacaatatttaaataataataaaatagcagCAAAATGGCAATAAGATAATAACGAATTAATAAATGTTGTACAACTATTTTTTTTTAATCATCTCGTTTGACTTttgtattataataataaatgcattttattgaaattcattaattaataaattaatttcaataataaatttagttcatctctttatatttttatggtctatctTCTCCTTTCTCATTGCTTCTTCCGTACTAATATTAAGTGTATAGAATAAACATGATTAAACAATAAATAAAGTGAAGAAAATAAGAATCAAAAGATCAAACACGTAAATTTTAagtggaaaattttttaaaaaaaggataaaaaattACGAGTAACAAGAGATTTCATTATAATAAATGAGAGTACAAAAGACggagaaaattaaaagaaaacttGAAACCCCACAAGAAAAAACCCTTTGAAACAAATAACAAAGTTCGCTCAATCTAAATATTTTTGTTGTATAAAAGCTATGGAATATTTCTTTTTCGTCTTTGAATTTCATGGAAAGTCAAACACTGgtgcaaatttaaataataaaaaattgaaaatactataaacattgaaaataattttaacataaattttaattaaataaaaaagttgaAAATACTATAAACATTGAAAATAGttttaaacataaattttaatttacatgtttacgtattttttaaaattatataaaaataaaaacattttcaaCATAATATTTGTTTATTTGTAAAAGTAATGCGttttaataatttaacaattGAGTTAAGATTAGATTAGTGGGTGAAACTAACTTAATTAAAccgtaaaaattaaattaaaatagtaaCAATGTCATATTAAGCCATTAACTAAGTTGATGTTACAACGGGGCGAACTAAAATGAGAAGTTGCTTCTTTAGGcccttaaaaaattataaaattttaagttaatatgtGATAAATTATAGTTTGGCCTCTCAAAAATACtagaatttcaatttagtccttttgaaaaCCATAAAGATATAATCCAATATAAGGGTTAAATTGCATTTGAACTTTTATAAAAGTATATAACTTAATGTTTTCTGATAATCTTTTCGAGTGGATGGAGACCAGTTTGTGCTCTACAATATGGTTGACGAATATGGGGGTTCTCTGGTTTAGTCTTTTTGGTTTAACCGCATGACGCATATAGAAAAATATGAATCTCTTTATTTTTCAAGGAATAACTTGGAATTATGTTGAGACTATTAAGTCTTCGATGAGCTGGCAAAACAATATATTTGAGCACTTAAGCAGGATTCGTTTGGACACCTTAAATATGCTCATAAGTCTGTACAGACAGGAAACTGGATTCATTTATATACTGACGGAGTTGTTAAGTTGAATGTAGGGTGGGCTGCTGTCGAGGTTGGTATAATAACAAGATGGTTAATGGATCTCTGGATATAATCAGTATTTGGGATTTTGCTCAGTTTTTTATGCTGAACCCTGGGGAATTTTATATGGTCTGACTCTCATCCAAAGAGAGGGGCACAAAAAAGGTTTTGATCCATACAAATAACTTAGAGGCAGTCGAAACCCTTCAAGATATTCATCTGACTTAATTAACTTCAGTCTTGGTTAGAAGGATGCATATGACTTTACAGGCCATTGAGCAATGGGAAATTAAGTATATTCCAAGAGAAATAAATCGAGTTGCAGATCAATTAGCCAAGATGACATCGGAGAGGAACTTAGCTGTGCAAGTGTTCGAAGAGAGCCTAAAGGAGCTTCCAGTTGTTGTTGAGATTGCTAGAGCAACTAATTATTCATTTATGTTAGATTAATTTAGtttgattatgttttattttccaaaaaaaaaaaaatcaatcattCTCCTCTCATTCCTCTTTTATGAGTTTGCTGAGTATTTTTCTATTGCATTCTACTGTTGATTCTTGTTCTCGTTTAGTAATGAGAGAGCTTGTTGAATCATGAGATATATGCTATACGGTGAAATATTCATAAGGATCATAGTGTCCAACATAGACTTGATCATGGGTCGAGCTACCTGTCCAGGTCCAAAAGCTTGCCTAAAATGTAGTAGGGTTTGagaaaaaatataggcccgaaaaatgggtttGAAGAAAAAAACAACGTTCATTTTCTAAATAGGTCGATCTCAGGTAGGATTTGTTGGCCCAGCCCAAATCAACTGTTTTATTGTTGCTTCACTACCATCTggctattatattgctactattttgttgttattgttttgatattgtataacttttttattattattatttttgctattattttagaggcatttgcttgctaaattgtaattattttagtgatatttaagtataaagactcTTTTTcaatgtatttttaatttgttgagaaacatttattttaatgtttttagtgtatttaatgtattatagttttaaaattttttatataaaattatctaATAAAATTTAATACGAATTGGGCGGGTCAGGCTCAAGTTTAGCATTTTAATTTGGAACACCTTAAGTTTAGCATTTTAATTTGGAACAGCCTTAGGTAGAATTTTTAGGCCTATTTTTTAAGTCAGGCTCaggcctaaaattttacataaACTTGTCTCAACCCAACCCATGGTCAGGTCTAGTCCAACACACCTCAAACTATTCAACTTGTATTTTTGACTCGTTAAATTGATGaatataaaagttataaaagaaagtttcaaattaaaaagaaaataaagtttgaTTCAGATaactctttttattttttgaataataaACCATACTGAATCGAATAAATTTCAACAATAAACAAATCGGAATAGAATTGAATTTAATAGAACCAAATCGGACGTTACTGTTCAAATCAATTTtcagatttatatatatatttgtttgacTCTACATATTATGAATCCCGAACACACACCATAGTTATGAACCAATTACGCAAAAGAATTCGTACTAATCTTTTGAGATAGGAACATGATCGTCTACTTACGAAATTATATTAAGTAgagaaattttagatttttttctcATCATAATTTTAAAGTCTCGATtactcaaaataaaattaaattcagAAGTCGGTTACACTCGAAGAAAATGATAGCACCCCAGAATCTTCGAGCACGTGAAACCTACAATAAATTAGGAAATTTAGAAAGTGGTACCCAAAAGCTGCGGAATATTGCTTTTCCGTCTTTGAATTTTATGGAAAGAAGATTCCTATTCGCCAAATTATGTCAAAGACTGgtgcaaatttaaaaaaaaagttgaaactactataaacattgaaaataattttaatatatattttaatttacatgtttatgtatttttaaaattatataaaataaaaatattctcaAGATGATATTTGTTTATTTGTAAAAGTAAcacgtttttagtaattttacaatttagttaaaACTTGATTGATAGGTTTAATctgtaaaaataaattaaaatattaacaatgttATCTATACTGTATATTAAGTCCTTAACTAAGTTGGTGCTACGACAAGGACGAACTAAAATGAGAAATTACTTCTTCAGGCCcccaaaaatttataaaattttaagttaatatgtGATAAATTATAGTTCGGCCTTCCAAAAATACTAGAatttaaatttagtccttttgaaaaCTATGAAGATATAAGCCAATATAAGAGGGTTAAATTGCATTTTAACTCTTATAAAAGTATATAACTTAATCTTTGCCCCCTTTGTCACGAATTAACTAAATATCGATTCAATTGGATAATGACGGACATACTATTACTTTATAAAGTAAGTTATGTTGTTTTAAGAGTATTTTGGTCCTTTTATATCTTTTgaataagaaaatagaaaaatatttttacataataATATTTGAACCTAAGAcattatgattttttaataatttcacttTACCATTTACCCCATATCCAATGTGGTCACTTGATATTATGAGAAGATACTTGAGAGATGTCCGCGAATGGCCTTCCGCCTTGTATCACTTGGCAGTCCTCTATCTTACGCCACCTGATTGGTCATTGGGTGACTTGCCACTCAAACGCCTTGTCCTCTAAGCCATCGGCTTTTAATGAGAACACACTCATCTCTAGTAAGGGACCACCAAGGCGTAATAACCTCGTATTACCTCATCAAAGAGAATGACAAGGCAGAACCGCGCATGAGGACAATTGGCTTGCCACCTCACCAACCACACAAGCAAACCACCACCCATGCTATCAGTGACATGGCGTTATCATACATGGGGCTTCTCCCTTATAAAAATACCCTCAAACACAAAAAAAGATCTTTTGAACATTCTCAGCAACCTTAAGCATTTGCCTACTAACTCATCTTCTCTTGCATCCAGACGTTCCTCACTTTCTTCTTACTCCTATCCTTTTCCAACTCTCCATTTGTCTAGATGAATCGAATATTTTTTCAcatttttattacaaaattttatttttcactgATATCATAAATgtgttataataaaatatttccgTTATTACATTCTTCCTTTAACCTTTTTTCATTAATAAAGAAATTCTtattaatgttttttttaaaaaaaaataagacACATCACTATTTTTTAATCTTATCAAATgataatcataaaaatatatttgaGATTGCTAAATCTAGATTCTAGAACCACAAATGAAAACTACCAAAATCTCATCGCCGCCGGCATTTAAAAGACGTGCAGTTAGGTCCAAAAAGTTCATTTTTCATGCCtctaccaaataataatattaataataatattaaaaatgtttaaaaaataaaatttcacaaaaaggGAAAACCTTAAATATGGGTCACGCCAGTGATGATGTATGAactatttatttataataaaaaatctagtaatattcaaaatcactaagaaagttttattaaaaatttaaaagaatatataaaaataataaaatatattttgtaaAAATCAATGATAAAAAACTCAaatataatgaaattataaatttaaaaataataaaagcaatttttatttatgatttactccgatttttatcattatattaataaggaagaggaagaagatgatatgATTTGAATTCGCGTCATTTAGATATTAGATCAGCACAATAGAGTATAAAGATGTCCGAACAAATAGAATCAAATTATTATGGCATAAACGGATTATGAAATGGAAGCCAAAAATCTTTTTGGGGGAGTTGGAATTAAATtgtatagtaaaaatataattttatcatttagatACCCTGTACCTTTATAACTTTagaaggattaaatcaaaattttataattttgtggGTTAAAGTGCAAATTTACtattattaattcaaaattttataaattataaaatagcctgaataaaaaaaatttcattttagggggTTGGGGCTCCTACCAATCCTCCTAACTTCGCTACTGAATTCAGATATAGTCGACAATTTAAATTAAAACCAACACATAATATCAacaaattgtaagaatttgaaaCTCACAAATAAA encodes:
- the LOC108474478 gene encoding ribonucleoside-diphosphate reductase small chain A encodes the protein MQPKDTRNKKKRTNAKKICFSYHPIIQNLSFSFHGRVFVGFFIFFYIFLLFLHSISVESNDKKGEKREKMGSLRDEEQRVMGKEEVEEEEKEEEEPILKQQNQRFCMFPITYQPLWEMYKKAEASFWTAEEVDLSQDVQHWETLSSSEKHFISHVLAFFAASDGIVLENLAARFLNDVQIPEARAFYGFQIAMENIHSEMYSLLLETYIKDSKEKHRLFNAIESIPCVSKKAKWAMDWIQSSTSFAERLVAFACIEGIFFSGSFCAIFWLKKRGLMPGLTFSNELISRDEGLHCDFACLLYGLLQKQLKWQKVHHIVHEAVEIETEFVCEALPCALIGMNSTLMSQYIKFVADRLLVSLGCQRKYSVENPFDWMEFISLQGKANFFERRVGDYQKASVMSSLQNGGKNYVFKLDEDF